A region of the Immundisolibacter sp. genome:
GGTTCCTGGGTCGCTGCGTCCACCGTGGGCCGATTATGGCACCGTCGGTGGCGTAGGCCGGAACCGCGCTACAGGGCTAACGGTCGTGCACCGGCGCTGAGCGCAATTCGGGAGTTGTCCGTGCAGTTGCTGCTGGCAGGTGGCCAGGACGCCAGCGACATGCCCGCCGGGGGGGCTGTGTTGGCCCCGAGCTGAAAAAGCCGGACTTGACCCAGGACCGCCCCGGCATGGCACAGGGACTGATCGGCGGATAACCGGCGTGCGTGGTACCGATCGCGCAAACGGTCAGGGATCGACGCGGGCGTCAGCCCATTTGCCGTTCGCGGATTTCTGCCAGCGACTTGCAATCTATGCACAGCGTTGCGGTCGGGCGCGCCTCGAGCCGGCGCAGGCCGATCTCCGAGTCACACGACTCGCAGTAGCCATACTCGCCGCGATCGACCTGCTCAAGCGCTTCTTCGATTTTGCGGATCAGCTTGCGTTCGCGGTCGCGGGTGCGCAGCTCCAGCGTCATCTCCGACTCCTGCGTGGCGCGATCGGTCGGGTCCGGATAGTTGATCGTTTCGTCTTGCATGCGGTGGCGCGCGCGGTCCATTTCGGCGCCAAGTTCAGCCCGCCAAGCATACAGAATCTGCTTGAAGTGCTCTTTTTGCGGCTCGCTCATGTATTTCTCGCCCTTTTTCGGCTTGTAGGGCGTGAAACTGGTTTGTGGAGATTCGGTTATCCCCATTGCGGGACTCCAGGGTCGCTGGCGGCGCGAAGTGCCTTCACACCGGCCGGAAATTGAGAGGCGCGGGATTCTAATGCAAACCCTGCCAAGCACCAACAGGCGGCAGGGCAGATCGGTGGC
Encoded here:
- the dksA gene encoding RNA polymerase-binding protein DksA, coding for MGITESPQTSFTPYKPKKGEKYMSEPQKEHFKQILYAWRAELGAEMDRARHRMQDETINYPDPTDRATQESEMTLELRTRDRERKLIRKIEEALEQVDRGEYGYCESCDSEIGLRRLEARPTATLCIDCKSLAEIRERQMG